The Acinetobacter defluvii genome includes a region encoding these proteins:
- a CDS encoding TerD family protein, giving the protein MGITLAKGQGLTLEKAENNLSLVTIGLGWDIAEQKKGFLGGLFGGQTAEYDLDVIAFLCDANGKVQNLGRDASGHPTLNNSDVIFFNNLKHPSGHIWLTGDNRTGAGDGDDEQIIVKLNSLSPTYHKIVFIVQIYEGNKNKQHFGQVQNAFIRAVDASGKEMVRFNLSGQGQYEQQRSLLFAELVRENSGWKFNAIGSSSDSDNFVEWLKQYV; this is encoded by the coding sequence ATGGGTATTACATTAGCAAAAGGACAGGGTCTAACCTTAGAGAAAGCTGAAAATAATCTTTCACTAGTGACAATCGGACTAGGTTGGGATATTGCTGAACAGAAAAAAGGTTTTTTAGGGGGACTATTTGGTGGGCAAACTGCTGAATATGATTTAGATGTAATTGCATTTTTATGTGATGCTAATGGCAAAGTGCAAAACTTAGGACGAGATGCTTCAGGTCATCCGACTTTAAACAATAGTGATGTCATTTTCTTTAACAATCTCAAACATCCATCAGGTCATATTTGGCTGACAGGCGATAACCGTACAGGTGCAGGCGACGGTGATGATGAACAGATCATTGTTAAACTAAATTCATTATCACCTACTTATCATAAAATTGTATTTATTGTACAAATTTATGAAGGGAATAAAAACAAGCAGCATTTTGGACAGGTACAAAATGCTTTCATTCGTGCAGTTGATGCTTCAGGCAAAGAAATGGTACGTTTTAATTTGTCAGGTCAGGGGCAATATGAACAACAACGTTCCTTACTTTTTGCTGAGCTCGTGCGTGAAAATTCAGGTTGGAAATTTAATGCCATTGGTTCATCGTCTGATTCAGATAACTTTGTAGAATGGTTAAAACAATACGTTTAA
- a CDS encoding vWA domain-containing protein, protein MRRLPVYILLDTSGSMRGEPIHSVNVGLQSMLSALRQDPYALESVHLSVITFDIQAKIYLPLTPLDQVQLPEIEVPSVGATFMGAALELLAEDVQKNIKKTTEEQKGDWRPLLFLMTDGSPSDVYAYQQIIPTIQQLNFATIVACAAGPKAKTEALQQLTNQVVVLDSMDSSSFASFFKWVSASVVAGSSSAGVVDAIELPPPPSEIQLVL, encoded by the coding sequence ATGCGCCGACTACCCGTTTATATTTTATTAGATACTTCAGGCTCTATGCGTGGAGAGCCGATTCATTCGGTGAATGTAGGCTTACAGTCGATGCTCAGCGCATTGAGGCAAGATCCTTATGCGCTGGAAAGTGTACATTTAAGTGTCATTACTTTCGATATACAAGCAAAGATTTATTTACCTTTAACGCCTTTAGACCAAGTGCAACTGCCTGAAATTGAAGTACCGAGTGTGGGGGCAACCTTTATGGGGGCGGCTTTGGAGCTACTGGCGGAAGATGTGCAAAAAAATATTAAGAAAACTACAGAAGAACAAAAGGGTGATTGGCGACCATTATTGTTCTTGATGACGGATGGTTCTCCTTCAGATGTCTATGCCTATCAGCAGATCATTCCAACTATTCAACAGCTTAACTTTGCAACCATTGTGGCATGTGCCGCAGGTCCAAAGGCTAAAACTGAAGCATTGCAACAATTAACCAATCAAGTTGTCGTGCTAGATTCGATGGATTCAAGCTCATTTGCAAGTTTCTTTAAATGGGTGTCAGCGAGTGTGGTGGCAGGCAGCAGTAGTGCAGGTGTAGTAGATGCAATCGAGTTACCTCCACCACCTTCTGAAATTCAATTGGTACTATAA
- a CDS encoding TerY-C metal binding domain-containing protein, whose protein sequence is MRRLPVFFVIDCSESMAGQPLVAVQEGVDFIMSSLRTDPYALETVYVSVIAYAGIVRTLVPLTELYAYQRCELPLGGGTHLGKALEHLAKEIDRSVIKTTADVKGDWKPVVYLFTDGRPTDDYQDAIQQWKAKYSHRVTLIVIGLGQDVDFSILKELTEHCISVDQINQEYVKGLCKWISASVVSQSVSVANFQNSEELIPLDQRYMNLAKSKLTFRKSHADDRVVTFIGRCQKLQHPYILKYSRNLQYGGLSDLNINLYNFKLETCEAISEEYFSWTDHHAEKPQINTSKLEGWSQCPHCYADTAFAMCGCGNLMCYDGYSEYVVCPWCRRQVSFSAEGGDFDLTRGQG, encoded by the coding sequence ATGCGTCGATTACCCGTATTTTTCGTGATTGATTGTTCAGAATCTATGGCGGGTCAGCCTTTAGTCGCTGTGCAAGAAGGCGTTGACTTTATCATGAGCAGTCTACGCACAGATCCTTATGCGCTTGAAACGGTGTATGTTTCAGTGATTGCTTATGCTGGAATTGTGCGTACTTTAGTACCACTCACTGAGTTATATGCTTATCAACGCTGTGAATTACCTTTGGGTGGTGGAACCCATTTAGGCAAAGCACTTGAGCATTTAGCTAAAGAAATCGACCGTTCCGTGATTAAAACCACAGCAGATGTAAAAGGCGACTGGAAACCAGTTGTTTATCTGTTTACCGATGGTCGCCCAACTGATGATTATCAGGATGCAATTCAACAATGGAAAGCCAAATATAGCCATCGTGTAACTTTAATTGTCATCGGTCTTGGTCAAGATGTTGATTTTTCTATATTAAAAGAATTGACTGAGCACTGTATTTCGGTTGATCAAATCAACCAAGAATATGTTAAAGGTCTGTGTAAATGGATCAGTGCATCTGTCGTATCGCAAAGTGTCAGTGTGGCAAATTTCCAAAATTCAGAAGAATTAATTCCGCTCGATCAGCGTTATATGAATTTGGCTAAGTCAAAACTGACTTTCCGAAAAAGCCATGCCGATGATCGTGTGGTGACATTTATTGGGCGTTGTCAAAAACTACAACATCCTTATATTTTAAAATATAGTCGAAATTTACAATATGGTGGTTTGTCTGATTTAAATATTAATCTATACAATTTTAAATTAGAAACCTGTGAAGCGATCAGTGAAGAATATTTTAGCTGGACAGATCATCATGCTGAAAAACCACAAATTAATACTTCAAAATTAGAAGGTTGGTCACAATGTCCACATTGTTATGCGGATACTGCATTTGCCATGTGCGGGTGTGGCAATCTGATGTGTTATGACGGTTATAGTGAATATGTTGTTTGTCCATGGTGTCGCCGTCAGGTCAGTTTCAGTGCTGAAGGTGGAGATTTCGATCTGACCCGTGGGCAAGGCTAA
- a CDS encoding DIP1984 family protein, producing the protein MKLAEALLLRSDQQKKLASLKQRINANVLVQDGDEPSEDPNEMLKQVFALTQESQKLVLAIHQTNALAKLTDGRSLLALLTQRDELVERHKILTSVISNTHREPDRYSTREIKWHKVIPVSSLQKQADDISTKLRDLNVLIQATNWQVDLLEL; encoded by the coding sequence ATGAAACTTGCAGAAGCACTTTTATTACGAAGCGATCAACAAAAGAAACTCGCTTCACTCAAACAACGAATCAATGCCAATGTATTGGTACAAGATGGTGATGAACCATCAGAAGACCCAAACGAGATGTTAAAGCAAGTATTTGCTTTAACGCAGGAATCTCAAAAGCTAGTTTTGGCGATTCATCAAACCAATGCTTTGGCAAAACTAACAGATGGACGTTCATTACTTGCGTTATTGACACAACGTGATGAACTTGTGGAACGTCATAAGATTTTGACCTCTGTGATCAGCAATACGCATCGCGAACCTGATCGTTACAGTACCCGTGAGATCAAATGGCACAAAGTGATTCCTGTATCATCCTTGCAAAAACAAGCCGATGATATCAGTACCAAACTCCGTGATTTAAATGTATTGATTCAAGCGACCAACTGGCAAGTAGATTTACTTGAGCTTTAA
- the rtcA gene encoding RNA 3'-terminal phosphate cyclase, producing the protein MNTQLKSKTIQIDGSIGEGGGQILRTALSLSMLTSIPFELVNIRAGRKKPGLMRQHLVCVQASERISHAVVEGAELHSQKLYFQPQQVQAGKYDFQIGSAGSTILVLQTLLPALMIQAEPSDITIHGGTHNPMAPTADFISQCFLPSLEKIGIQVDFECERAGFFPIGAGQINATIHPWIKQTQYTALDKGQLIDIHGYATALNIPSSIADRELEVLHNKLNLTQRQRLNFQGISQGNTAFVVLNYEHHQQIFSALGEMKKSAEKVAHDLAKEVKAYLATDAVADEYLTDQLLLPLALGKGGEFSAQMISEHTRTQAAMIQRFIDCEITFTESKENHWYIQVNV; encoded by the coding sequence ATGAACACACAATTAAAATCTAAAACCATCCAAATTGATGGTTCAATCGGCGAAGGCGGCGGACAAATCCTTCGCACAGCACTGTCATTGTCTATGCTCACAAGTATTCCTTTTGAACTGGTCAATATTCGTGCGGGACGGAAAAAACCAGGCTTAATGCGTCAGCATTTAGTTTGTGTACAGGCATCAGAACGTATTAGCCATGCAGTTGTAGAAGGTGCTGAATTACATTCACAAAAACTGTATTTCCAACCTCAGCAAGTTCAAGCTGGAAAATATGATTTTCAGATCGGCTCTGCGGGTAGCACCATTTTAGTTTTACAAACGCTACTTCCAGCTTTAATGATTCAAGCCGAACCAAGCGACATCACTATTCATGGAGGAACACATAACCCGATGGCACCCACTGCAGATTTTATTTCACAGTGTTTTCTACCTAGTCTTGAAAAAATTGGAATCCAAGTTGATTTTGAATGTGAACGCGCTGGCTTTTTCCCGATTGGCGCAGGTCAGATCAATGCAACCATCCACCCATGGATAAAACAAACTCAGTATACTGCTTTGGATAAAGGTCAATTAATTGATATTCATGGCTATGCGACTGCACTCAATATTCCAAGTAGTATCGCAGATCGTGAGCTTGAAGTTTTACATAACAAGTTAAATTTAACACAACGTCAACGGTTAAATTTTCAGGGTATCAGTCAAGGAAATACAGCATTTGTAGTACTGAATTATGAACATCATCAACAAATCTTTTCTGCTTTAGGAGAAATGAAAAAGAGTGCAGAAAAAGTCGCACATGATTTAGCCAAAGAAGTGAAAGCGTATTTAGCAACAGATGCTGTAGCAGATGAGTATTTAACAGATCAACTGCTATTACCTTTAGCTTTGGGGAAAGGCGGTGAGTTTTCTGCTCAAATGATCAGTGAACATACCCGAACTCAAGCGGCTATGATTCAAAGATTTATAGATTGTGAGATTACATTTACTGAATCAAAAGAAAATCATTGGTATATTCAAGTGAATGTTTAA
- a CDS encoding RtcB family protein: MSVIEQIEKQATNERAYNIIQDAKGVPIKMWTKGVPVDEKSQDQLLRTAQMPFIYKWMAVMPDVHFGLGATIGSVIPTKGAIIPAAVGVDIGCGMMATRTSLTASDLPDNLHALRTELERLIPHGMTKTRGSGRDKGSWNKPSERVDAAWAELVADFELICAKHPRLKNTNNRTQLGTLGTGNHFVEICLDEYQQVWIMLHSGSRGVGNAIGTHFIDLARKDMQKHFINLPDKDLAYLVEGTEHFDDYWFAVGWAQRFALKNRELMMEAAIQALATIVKKPFNAKLEAVNCHHNYVNKEEHFGEEVLITRKGAVRARLGEYGIIPGSMGAKSFIVKGKGNQESFCSCSHGAGRVLSRTAAKKQFTVADQIAQTQGVECRKDEAVIDEIPSAYKPIEDVMKAQSDLVEVVYTLNQVVCVKG, from the coding sequence ATGTCAGTCATTGAACAAATCGAAAAACAAGCCACCAATGAGCGTGCTTATAACATTATTCAGGATGCCAAAGGCGTTCCAATTAAAATGTGGACTAAAGGTGTCCCTGTCGATGAAAAATCACAAGATCAATTATTAAGAACTGCACAAATGCCGTTTATTTATAAATGGATGGCGGTGATGCCCGATGTACATTTTGGTTTAGGTGCAACCATTGGAAGTGTGATTCCGACCAAAGGCGCAATTATTCCTGCTGCGGTGGGTGTCGATATTGGTTGCGGAATGATGGCGACACGCACTTCCCTGACTGCTTCTGATTTACCTGATAATTTACATGCACTTCGTACCGAACTTGAGCGTTTAATTCCACATGGAATGACCAAAACTCGTGGTAGCGGACGTGATAAAGGGTCTTGGAATAAACCCTCTGAACGTGTTGATGCAGCTTGGGCGGAATTGGTGGCTGATTTTGAGTTGATTTGTGCCAAGCATCCACGTTTAAAAAATACCAATAACCGTACTCAACTTGGAACTTTGGGAACAGGAAACCATTTTGTTGAAATCTGTTTAGATGAATATCAACAGGTTTGGATAATGTTACATTCGGGTTCTCGTGGGGTTGGAAATGCAATCGGGACACATTTTATTGATCTTGCACGTAAAGATATGCAGAAGCATTTCATTAATTTGCCTGATAAAGATTTGGCGTATTTGGTTGAAGGTACTGAGCATTTTGATGATTATTGGTTTGCGGTGGGTTGGGCGCAGCGTTTTGCCTTAAAAAATCGTGAATTGATGATGGAAGCTGCAATTCAGGCGCTTGCAACGATTGTGAAAAAACCGTTCAATGCCAAATTGGAAGCGGTAAATTGTCATCATAATTATGTGAATAAGGAAGAACATTTCGGTGAAGAAGTCTTGATTACCCGTAAAGGTGCGGTACGTGCACGTTTGGGTGAGTATGGCATTATTCCTGGTTCGATGGGTGCGAAGTCTTTTATTGTCAAAGGTAAAGGAAATCAGGAATCGTTTTGTTCATGCTCGCATGGTGCAGGTCGTGTGTTAAGCCGTACTGCGGCAAAAAAACAGTTTACCGTAGCGGATCAAATTGCACAGACGCAAGGTGTGGAATGTCGTAAGGATGAAGCGGTGATTGATGAGATTCCGTCTGCCTATAAACCGATTGAAGATGTGATGAAAGCGCAGAGTGATTTGGTGGAGGTGGTGTATACATTGAATCAAGTTGTTTGTGTGAAAGGGTAA
- a CDS encoding vWA domain-containing protein, with protein MRRLPVYLLLDTSGSMLGEPIEAVKNGVEMLVSSLRQDPYALETAYLSIISFDTTAKQLMPLTELAMFNTPNLQATGTTQLGEALSLLADKIEQEVQKTTPDTRGDWKPLVFIMTDGAPTDDWKKGFEKLKKVKTGMVIACAAGHNAETSILKQITEVVVELATADSNTIKAFFKWVSASISTGSQKVDAGQKEVTGLSDLPPPPPEVNVVL; from the coding sequence ATGAGAAGATTACCCGTTTATTTACTGCTCGACACATCAGGCTCTATGTTGGGCGAGCCCATTGAAGCAGTTAAAAATGGTGTGGAAATGTTAGTGTCATCTTTAAGACAAGACCCTTATGCCTTAGAAACAGCTTATCTGTCGATTATCAGTTTTGATACTACCGCAAAACAACTTATGCCTTTAACTGAGTTGGCAATGTTTAATACACCAAATCTACAAGCAACTGGGACAACCCAGTTGGGTGAGGCTTTGTCATTGTTGGCAGATAAAATTGAACAAGAAGTGCAAAAAACTACACCAGATACACGTGGCGACTGGAAACCTTTGGTCTTTATCATGACCGATGGCGCACCGACCGATGACTGGAAAAAAGGTTTTGAAAAACTGAAAAAAGTCAAAACAGGTATGGTGATTGCATGTGCAGCAGGACACAATGCTGAAACGAGTATTTTAAAACAAATCACAGAAGTGGTGGTAGAGCTTGCAACCGCAGATTCAAATACCATTAAAGCATTCTTTAAATGGGTTTCTGCCAGTATTTCTACAGGCAGTCAAAAAGTGGATGCAGGTCAGAAAGAAGTGACGGGTTTGAGTGATTTACCACCGCCACCACCAGAAGTGAATGTTGTGCTTTAA
- a CDS encoding Cd(II)/Pb(II)-responsive transcriptional regulator, protein MQHYLISDLAKNTQLSTDTIRFYEKKNLIQASFRAENNYKYYDDECLKRLIFIKRCRALDMTLNEIVVLLEQVQHPERGCKIVDQLIEEHIQHVETRILELQSFKTQLVALRQSCASDSTIDHCQIVKNLEASIE, encoded by the coding sequence ATGCAACATTATTTAATCAGTGATTTGGCTAAAAACACCCAACTGAGTACTGATACCATTCGTTTTTATGAAAAGAAAAATTTGATTCAAGCAAGTTTTAGAGCTGAAAATAATTATAAATATTATGATGATGAATGCCTGAAACGTTTAATTTTCATCAAACGCTGTCGTGCTTTGGACATGACATTAAATGAAATTGTGGTATTATTGGAACAGGTGCAACATCCTGAACGTGGCTGTAAAATTGTCGATCAATTGATTGAAGAACACATTCAGCATGTGGAAACACGGATTCTAGAATTGCAGAGTTTTAAAACACAATTGGTTGCTCTACGTCAAAGCTGTGCTTCGGACAGTACCATTGACCATTGTCAGATCGTTAAAAATTTAGAGGCTTCGATTGAATAA
- a CDS encoding PP2C family serine/threonine-protein phosphatase — protein sequence MQELTCKIKKILIANKLGLDDQFINFFKTEQQLQQLSKLVYELKKQAATQPLLTEILEPNLTDNKDENLTENAEEINTSQHELDLNETHISAAQHNISESDLNPLENSLSKLAVDNENKSIQKNLVINQNLDISKNQINENIQEKESNNSNEFISEIDSAMNIDKIIVENELQNTQQEQQAEIDKNRAEITDVFNQRKVNNLKFQVDNARAGQLYHSKIQIFSAQNVEDIEYLAESFKFPNDVFYFDEITQSIQGQPNQADEFNFSFQYRMNSEIYTGQCRLNVIADPRSLWKVIEPEARQAFVKAHTDQECIDTPYYQLIAASRRGRSHEHAGSFRDDDFSLMQIAHSDWSVLAVADGAGSAEYSREGSRIAVEIVQKEFQRYLNEHTIDALNEDIKQWQLDQPQHADTQRIANKLNQQFYNVYYEIYRSILMQLDQLAAENNVATKAFSTTLLVAVVYQHADKNLISTFSVGDGAIAAFGQDMVRIMNVADGGEYAGQTKFLDRSIHQELGSRVKIGCFKDLKAVLLMTDGISDPIFETDAGLANQQKWLDLYAELEPVLQQDQPEQALLEWMHFFKTGHHDDRTLAALYKKNSTH from the coding sequence ATGCAGGAATTAACATGTAAAATTAAGAAAATTTTAATAGCCAATAAGTTGGGTTTAGATGATCAATTTATAAATTTTTTTAAAACAGAGCAGCAATTACAACAACTCTCAAAATTAGTGTATGAACTCAAAAAGCAAGCAGCAACTCAGCCCTTACTGACTGAAATTTTAGAGCCTAATCTCACAGACAATAAAGATGAAAATTTAACTGAAAATGCTGAAGAAATTAACACATCTCAGCATGAATTGGATTTGAATGAAACACACATATCGGCAGCACAACATAATATTTCTGAGAGCGATTTAAATCCTCTAGAAAATAGCCTAAGTAAATTAGCGGTGGATAATGAAAATAAATCAATACAAAAAAATCTCGTTATAAACCAAAATCTAGATATTTCCAAAAATCAAATTAATGAAAATATTCAAGAAAAAGAGTCAAATAATTCAAATGAATTTATTAGTGAAATTGATTCAGCGATGAATATTGATAAAATTATTGTAGAGAACGAGCTACAAAACACTCAGCAAGAGCAGCAGGCTGAAATTGATAAAAATAGAGCAGAGATTACAGACGTGTTTAACCAACGAAAAGTCAACAATTTAAAGTTTCAAGTCGATAATGCACGTGCAGGTCAGCTCTATCATTCAAAAATTCAAATATTTTCAGCACAAAATGTTGAAGATATTGAATACCTTGCAGAAAGTTTTAAATTTCCAAATGATGTATTTTACTTTGATGAAATCACCCAAAGTATTCAAGGGCAACCAAATCAGGCCGATGAGTTTAATTTTTCATTTCAATATCGTATGAATAGTGAAATATATACAGGACAGTGTCGCTTAAATGTAATTGCTGACCCACGTAGCTTATGGAAAGTGATTGAGCCTGAAGCTAGGCAGGCTTTCGTGAAAGCACATACAGATCAAGAATGTATAGATACGCCATATTATCAACTTATTGCCGCAAGTCGCCGTGGTCGTTCCCATGAGCATGCGGGAAGTTTTCGAGATGATGATTTTTCATTGATGCAAATTGCTCATAGTGATTGGTCAGTATTGGCTGTCGCAGATGGTGCAGGAAGTGCAGAGTATTCACGTGAAGGTTCAAGGATTGCAGTTGAAATCGTACAAAAAGAGTTTCAACGTTATTTAAATGAACATACCATTGATGCATTAAATGAAGATATTAAGCAATGGCAGTTGGATCAGCCCCAACATGCCGATACACAAAGAATTGCCAATAAATTAAATCAACAATTTTATAATGTTTATTATGAGATTTATCGTTCAATTTTAATGCAGTTAGATCAGTTAGCTGCTGAGAATAATGTTGCAACAAAAGCATTTTCAACAACGTTACTAGTTGCAGTAGTTTATCAACATGCAGATAAAAACTTGATCAGCACATTCTCTGTGGGTGATGGTGCTATTGCTGCATTTGGTCAAGACATGGTGAGAATCATGAATGTTGCCGATGGTGGTGAATATGCAGGGCAAACTAAATTTTTGGATCGAAGTATTCATCAAGAACTCGGCAGTCGGGTTAAGATCGGTTGCTTTAAAGATTTAAAAGCAGTGTTACTGATGACCGATGGGATTTCCGATCCAATTTTTGAAACTGATGCAGGACTTGCAAATCAACAGAAATGGTTGGATTTATATGCAGAGCTTGAACCTGTTTTACAACAAGATCAGCCAGAGCAAGCATTATTAGAATGGATGCATTTTTTTAAAACAGGACATCATGATGACCGAACTTTAGCGGCTTTATATAAGAAAAATTCAACACATTAA
- a CDS encoding cation transporter encodes MACTCSHEPAPQKPNSKFRTALWIALVINLAMFFVELIGGAYAHSSALWADSLDFFGDAVNYGISLAVLGASLYWRATVALLKGLTMALFGFVVIGKSAYAYIQGIPPEAITMGAIGILALIANVVAAVVLYAFRDGDSNMQSVWLCSRNDAIGNVAVILAAVGVFGTGSLLPDIIVAVIMATLGLTGGYQVIKKALQERKDNKPVLTT; translated from the coding sequence ATGGCGTGTACTTGTAGTCATGAACCTGCACCACAAAAACCAAACAGTAAGTTTAGAACAGCACTGTGGATTGCATTGGTGATTAACCTTGCGATGTTCTTTGTTGAGTTGATCGGTGGTGCTTATGCGCATTCATCAGCGCTGTGGGCGGATTCTTTAGACTTCTTCGGTGATGCGGTGAACTATGGTATTTCGCTTGCTGTTTTGGGAGCGAGCCTATATTGGCGTGCAACAGTTGCATTGCTAAAAGGCTTAACCATGGCGTTGTTTGGTTTTGTGGTCATCGGTAAATCTGCCTATGCTTATATCCAGGGAATTCCACCTGAAGCAATTACCATGGGGGCAATCGGTATTTTAGCGTTGATTGCTAATGTGGTTGCCGCAGTAGTTCTGTACGCTTTCCGAGATGGTGATTCCAATATGCAGTCGGTGTGGTTGTGTAGCCGTAATGATGCGATTGGTAATGTTGCGGTGATTTTGGCGGCAGTCGGGGTATTTGGTACAGGCAGTTTATTACCCGATATTATTGTTGCGGTGATTATGGCGACTTTGGGATTAACAGGTGGTTATCAGGTGATTAAGAAAGCGTTGCAGGAAAGAAAAGACAACAAGCCAGTGTTAACTACTTAA
- a CDS encoding helix-hairpin-helix domain-containing protein, producing MSAKIVKCTTVDGRPIEFVDEVIGSGAMKDVYFSPDRSYVVCFFSKEKNKFYQSKAALEQQKDRLKEIVGNKWQGIFNGVGGDYWKNIFCWPDGLVEYNDLLGITAPTYKKQFFFEYGSKNNDFLNIKGKEKEGKWFASANNQNRFLDDREKGTWLNYLKISILISRAVRRMHAAGLAHSDLSYKNVLIDPVTGSACVIDVDGLVVPGKYPPDVVGTPDFIAPEVVMTSHLNKDDPKRILPSITTDRHALAVLIYMYLLYRHPLRGSKIHDMDDPQKDENLGMGERALFVEHPTDQSNRVKANQLKPSQLPWADPAQIPYTVTGPYLTELFNKSFIEGLHEPSKRPSANDWETALVKTVDLVQPCSNPSCSHQWYVFDNTTQPSCPFCKTPFKGKLPILNLYSARQGSSYRPDNHRLMVWTGQSLFAWHANSMIAPNERLTSEHTKRKGYFVLHQERWWLVNEDLPDLTDVTTKTAIPIGGKVELKDGAQILLSKQDGGRLVVVQMVEA from the coding sequence ATGTCGGCAAAAATCGTAAAATGTACTACAGTCGATGGACGTCCAATCGAGTTTGTGGATGAAGTGATCGGTTCAGGGGCAATGAAAGATGTGTATTTTTCACCTGACCGCAGTTATGTGGTGTGTTTTTTTAGTAAAGAAAAAAATAAATTTTATCAATCCAAAGCAGCACTTGAACAGCAAAAAGACCGTTTAAAAGAAATCGTGGGCAATAAATGGCAAGGCATTTTTAATGGCGTGGGGGGAGATTATTGGAAAAATATTTTTTGTTGGCCAGATGGTTTGGTTGAATATAATGATTTATTAGGCATCACCGCACCTACATATAAGAAGCAATTTTTCTTTGAGTATGGCTCAAAAAATAATGATTTTTTAAATATTAAAGGCAAAGAAAAAGAAGGAAAATGGTTTGCCAGTGCCAATAATCAAAACCGTTTTTTGGATGATCGAGAAAAAGGAACTTGGCTGAATTATTTAAAAATCAGCATCTTAATCTCACGAGCAGTGCGCCGTATGCATGCAGCAGGTTTGGCACATTCAGATTTATCCTATAAAAACGTGTTAATTGATCCTGTGACAGGAAGTGCATGTGTGATTGATGTTGATGGCTTGGTTGTTCCAGGCAAGTATCCACCGGATGTCGTTGGTACACCTGATTTTATTGCGCCTGAAGTGGTGATGACCAGTCATTTAAATAAAGATGATCCAAAAAGAATTTTACCAAGCATTACTACAGATAGACATGCACTTGCGGTACTGATTTATATGTATTTATTGTATCGTCATCCATTACGTGGCAGTAAAATCCATGACATGGATGACCCACAAAAAGATGAAAATCTCGGTATGGGCGAACGTGCTTTATTTGTAGAACATCCTACAGATCAAAGCAATCGTGTTAAAGCCAACCAACTTAAACCTTCTCAATTGCCTTGGGCTGATCCTGCACAAATTCCATACACTGTGACAGGTCCTTACTTAACTGAATTATTTAATAAAAGTTTTATTGAAGGTTTGCATGAACCAAGTAAGCGCCCATCGGCAAATGATTGGGAAACTGCATTGGTTAAAACGGTGGATTTGGTGCAGCCGTGTTCAAATCCATCGTGTAGTCATCAATGGTATGTGTTTGATAATACCACGCAGCCAAGTTGCCCATTTTGTAAAACGCCATTTAAAGGCAAGTTGCCGATTTTGAATCTTTATTCAGCACGTCAAGGCTCAAGCTATCGTCCTGATAATCATCGTTTGATGGTATGGACAGGACAATCTTTGTTTGCATGGCATGCCAATAGTATGATCGCACCGAACGAACGTTTAACATCTGAACACACCAAACGTAAAGGTTATTTTGTATTGCATCAAGAGCGTTGGTGGTTGGTGAATGAAGATTTGCCTGATTTAACTGATGTCACTACAAAGACAGCGATTCCCATTGGTGGAAAAGTAGAGTTAAAAGATGGGGCACAAATTTTATTATCTAAACAAGATGGCGGACGTTTGGTTGTCGTGCAGATGGTTGAAGCTTAA